The bacterium DNA window TATAAAAACAACGAGGACAATTAACAAAAAGATCTATTTTTGAGCGCGAAAGACGCCATCTGGGTCCGCCATAATTCCAGTCGGGTTTTCGATGTGGTTTATAAAATTGTGACATACTTTAGTGTACCACAAAGTCGTAGAGCGTATAACGTGGAGCCTAAAAAAGCTTCGGTAGTTTCGTGAGCTTCAAGAGCTTTGGCGGGTTAAGGTCTGACCTTGGGAATTTTAAAAAGGTCAGACCTTTGTTTTAATTTTTGCGTACCTAAATTTCATAATGCGCCGACGTATGAATCGAGAGTTTTAGGTACATGCATAAGAAAGGGCGTCTTGCTTGTTTTCTTTTTTGCCTTTGACACCGCCTCTTTTACTGTGGCACCAAAGCCAAGCACGGTTAATTCGTCCTCTCCAAGAGCCACCCACAATCCTTTATATTTCTTATAGAGTTTTGACCAGTCTTTTGCCATATAAATCATTATATTCAAAATAGAATTAATTACAACATCGGACGTTTCCTGCTGGAAAATTTCGCTTTCACGACGCGATTCTTTGTGTTGAATCGAAAATGCGACGGCGTGCGATACGCGGGTCTCCCCTTTTTTCCTCCAACCTTTGCGTGATTTTTCATTGATACTTTAAATGATTTCTAATAAATTTCCCTTCCATCCATCTAGAAATAAATTACCAGGGCATGTTTTCTTCGGATTGATTTCCCTATGTCCGAAAATTCTTTTTTTATCAACATTGCCATAGTTTTCTTTAATGATTTTAGCAGTCGCCGAAAGGACAACGTCTGATGGAGAAGAGTTTTCGTAATTATTATCTAAACAGATTGCAACACTCCGACAATTTACTTCCCAATTTCCAGCATGCCATCCAGTTTCATTATCCGGCAATAAGCGTTCAACATCTCCATTCATGCGAACAAGCCAGTGATAAGCATAAAAAACTTGTTTACCATCACGAAAA harbors:
- a CDS encoding DUF5678 domain-containing protein → MAKDWSKLYKKYKGLWVALGEDELTVLGFGATVKEAVSKAKKKTSKTPFLMHVPKTLDSYVGAL